A stretch of DNA from Microlunatus sp. Gsoil 973:
GGATATCACCAGGCCGAGGATGATGGCGTCGATGATCGCCGCCCGGAGGTCAGCGTCGTCGGCCGGGATCCCCTGGGCGATCAGCTCTTGGTAGCGGGCTGCCGTGGTTGCGATGGCGTCGGCCGCTTCCGGGTTGGTCAGCATGGAACGCAGAAGGGTGAGCGACGCCGTCGGCTCACTGTCGAGGCGGCCGGCCAGCGAAGTGAGGATGGATTCGGTTCCGTTGACGTCGGGGATGGGAGCGGCCTCGATGACTCGCTGGAAGAGTTGCTGTTTGGATTTGAAGTAGTGCATGACCAGCCCGGCCTGAACCCCTGCTGCCGAGGCAACGGCTCGGATGGTTGTCCGTTCGTAGCCGGCTTCCAGGAACAGTTCTGCGGCGGCATCGAGGATTCGCGCTTCGGTGCGCAGGCGCTGTTCGGCACGTGAACCCTCACGGGGAGCAGTCATTGGTTCATTGTACGAACGTTTACAGAACCACTGTTCGTTGTACACTCGTTCATTGAACGTATGTTTACTCTAATCCCCAGGAGACTCTGTGCCCCACCTGTCCATCGATGATGTTCTGACCCGCCGGCGCGACCTGACACTGAACAGAGATGCCGACGGGCTGGCTGAGCTGTACGCGCCCGACGCGGTGATAGAGATGCCGTTCGCGGGTCCGCCCGGCTCGCCGATGCGACTGACCGGAAGGGAGGCGATCCGCGCGTACACCCGGAAGGTTGTCGAGTCACCCGTTCGCGTGAAGCGCTACGAGGTGGCAGCGTGCCACTGGACCGATGACCCGGAGGTCGTGGTCCTCGAGATGCGAGCCGAGGTGACCCCGAACGCGGTGGGTCACTCCATAACCGCAACGTCGATCCAGGTCCTTCGCATCAAGGACGGGCAGATCGTCCTGTTCCGTGACTATGCCAATCCACGGATACAGGACGAACTTGCCGCTCAACAGTGATCGGTGTGCCTGGGAAACAAGAGCGGCTTGTAACCGCCTCCACCGATCGAGGACAACCCGATTCGTGACTAGGACTGGATGAACTCGAGCAGGTCGGCGTTGACGACGTCGGCGTGTGTGGTCGGCATGCCGTGCGGCAGATCCTTGTAGGTCTTCAGTACGCCGTTGGGCAGCAACGCCGCCGACTTCGGGCCCGATGCGACGTAGGGCACGATCTGGTCGTCCTCGCTGTGCACCACGAGCACCGGGATCGTGATCTGCTTGAGGTCCTCGGTGAAGTCGGTCTGGGAGAACGCGACGATGCCGTCGTAATGGGCCTTCGCACCGCCCATCATTCCCTGCCGCCACCAGTTCGCGATGACGGCCTCCGATGGCGTCGCGCCGGGCCGGTTGTACCCGTAGAACGGTCCTTCCGGCAGTGCGCGATAGAACTCGGACCGGTTCTTGGCCAGCTGACCCTGCAGGTCATCGAAGACCTCTTTGGGTAGCCCGTCCGGATTGGCGTCGGTCCTGACCATCAGGGGAGGCACCGCGCACAGCAGCGCCGCCTTCGCGGCCCGACCGGTGCCGTGTCGGGCCAGGTAGTGCACGACCTCTCCGCCACCGGTGGAGTGGCCGATG
This window harbors:
- a CDS encoding TetR/AcrR family transcriptional regulator encodes the protein MTAPREGSRAEQRLRTEARILDAAAELFLEAGYERTTIRAVASAAGVQAGLVMHYFKSKQQLFQRVIEAAPIPDVNGTESILTSLAGRLDSEPTASLTLLRSMLTNPEAADAIATTAARYQELIAQGIPADDADLRAAIIDAIILGLVISRHLIKSDQLASADTAQIIELLRPCVLSLASGPDQDTPAARRRLSRGRARS
- a CDS encoding nuclear transport factor 2 family protein, with amino-acid sequence MPHLSIDDVLTRRRDLTLNRDADGLAELYAPDAVIEMPFAGPPGSPMRLTGREAIRAYTRKVVESPVRVKRYEVAACHWTDDPEVVVLEMRAEVTPNAVGHSITATSIQVLRIKDGQIVLFRDYANPRIQDELAAQQ
- a CDS encoding alpha/beta fold hydrolase; the protein is MGTVTTSDGVEIFYKDWGSGQPIVFSHGWPLSADDWDNQMMFFLSKGYRVIAHDRRGHGRSTQTGSGHDMDHYADDLAAVVEHLDLHDAIHIGHSTGGGEVVHYLARHGTGRAAKAALLCAVPPLMVRTDANPDGLPKEVFDDLQGQLAKNRSEFYRALPEGPFYGYNRPGATPSEAVIANWWRQGMMGGAKAHYDGIVAFSQTDFTEDLKQITIPVLVVHSEDDQIVPYVASGPKSAALLPNGVLKTYKDLPHGMPTTHADVVNADLLEFIQS